The Actinomadura graeca nucleotide sequence TATGGACCTCAGGGTCGCCGAGGGCGAGCTGGTCACCATCGTCGGCCCGTCGGGGTGCGGCAAGTCGACGCTGCTGCGCTGCGTCGCCGGGCTGATCGCGCCGACCGAGGGCGAGGTCGTGCTGAACGGCACCCCGATCCACGGGGTCCCCGACGAGCTCGCGGTGGTGTTCCAGGACTACAGCCGGTCGCTGCTGCCGTGGCTGACCGTCCGCGACAACGTGGCCCTGCCCCTGCGGCGCCGCGGCGCCGGACGCGCCGAACGCCGCGCGCAGGCCACGAAGGCGCTGGAGTCCGTCGGCCTCGCGGACGCCGGGGGCAAATACCCGTGGGAGCTGTCGGGCGGCATGCAGCAGCGCGTGTCGATCGCGCGCGCCCTGGCCTACCGCCCGTCGTTCCTGCTGATGGACGAGCCGTTCGGCTCGGTGGACGCGCAGACCCGCGAGGACCTGGAGGACCTCGTCCTGCAGGTGCACCGGGCCGAGGGCATGACGATCCTGCTGGTCACCCACGACATCGACGAGAGCGTCTACCTCGGCGACCGCGTCGTGGTCCTCGCCCGCAACCCGGGCCGGATCCGCAGCGAGCTGCCGGTCACGCTGCCGCCGGTTCGCGACCAGATCGGGACGCGCGCCGAGCCGGAGTTCGTCCGTCTCCGGGCCGAGGTGGGCCGCCTGGTGCGCGGGGTCGCCACCCCCGCCTGACCTGCGGACGCCCCGGCACCACCGCCGGGGCGCCCGCACCGCGGGCGGCGGCATGGCGGTCACTTCGCGTCGGAGTAGCGGGAGACGGCGGCGATCTCCATCGGGAACACGACGGAGGTGTCGCCGAACAGCAGCCGCCGCGCCTCCCCTGCGGCGGCGTGGATCGCCTCGGTCACGTCGTCGGCCAGCTCCGCGGGGGTGTG carries:
- a CDS encoding ABC transporter ATP-binding protein, encoding MLEISGLGHSYGASRVLQGMDLRVAEGELVTIVGPSGCGKSTLLRCVAGLIAPTEGEVVLNGTPIHGVPDELAVVFQDYSRSLLPWLTVRDNVALPLRRRGAGRAERRAQATKALESVGLADAGGKYPWELSGGMQQRVSIARALAYRPSFLLMDEPFGSVDAQTREDLEDLVLQVHRAEGMTILLVTHDIDESVYLGDRVVVLARNPGRIRSELPVTLPPVRDQIGTRAEPEFVRLRAEVGRLVRGVATPA